Proteins encoded by one window of Deltaproteobacteria bacterium:
- a CDS encoding tripartite tricarboxylate transporter permease encodes MAFENLLVPTRLGYLFIGVFMGLALGAIPGLGGLVGLAILLPFTFDMDSFEAFAIMIGLISVTSTSDTIPSVLFGVPGTSASQATILDGHPMAKKGEAGRAFGGAYMASLIGGVFGSLVLALSIPVLRPIVLAFGSPEFFMLGFLGISMVAVLSGNAPVKGLIAGALGLCVGMVGMDPQTGVLRWVFGQLYLWDGVPLVPVALGIFAIPEIVDLTIRGTRIADVPKERLVGVLSGIRDTFRNWFLVLRCGVVGVFVGAIPGLGASVVDWFAYGHAIQTEKGANETFGTGDVRGVLAPEAANNAKEGGALIPTIAFGVPGSASMALLLGAMTIQGLTPGSAMLTKDLAVTYTMIWSLAVANIFGTILCMLLTNTLAKIAMVRINLLTPLVVVIVFLASFQATRHYGDLWSLLFFSLLGWLMKRFGWPRPPLILGLVLSGIIENYLFISVSRYGAAWMARPIVMIVAVLIVVSLYYGVRNARKQRELQQERDTRVDHESGDTDEA; translated from the coding sequence GTGGCATTTGAGAACCTCCTGGTTCCGACCCGGCTGGGGTATCTGTTCATCGGGGTGTTCATGGGGCTCGCCCTGGGCGCCATACCCGGGCTCGGTGGTCTCGTGGGCCTTGCCATCCTGCTGCCCTTCACGTTCGACATGGACTCCTTCGAGGCCTTCGCCATCATGATCGGCCTGATCTCGGTGACGAGCACCTCGGACACCATCCCCTCGGTTCTCTTCGGCGTCCCCGGCACGTCGGCGTCCCAGGCCACCATCCTCGACGGCCATCCCATGGCCAAGAAGGGCGAAGCCGGGCGCGCCTTCGGCGGCGCCTACATGGCGTCGCTGATCGGCGGCGTGTTCGGCTCGCTGGTGCTGGCGCTGTCGATCCCGGTGCTGCGCCCCATCGTGCTGGCGTTCGGCTCCCCCGAGTTCTTCATGCTGGGCTTCCTGGGCATCTCCATGGTGGCGGTGCTGAGCGGCAACGCGCCCGTGAAAGGGCTCATCGCCGGCGCCCTGGGCTTGTGCGTCGGCATGGTCGGGATGGACCCGCAGACCGGCGTGCTCCGTTGGGTCTTCGGGCAGCTCTATCTGTGGGACGGCGTGCCGCTGGTCCCGGTGGCCCTGGGCATCTTCGCCATCCCCGAGATCGTCGATCTCACCATCCGGGGGACACGCATCGCGGACGTGCCCAAGGAGCGGCTCGTAGGGGTGCTCTCGGGGATTCGCGACACCTTCCGCAACTGGTTCCTGGTGTTGCGTTGCGGCGTGGTGGGGGTGTTCGTCGGCGCCATTCCGGGGCTGGGCGCGTCGGTGGTGGACTGGTTCGCCTACGGCCACGCCATCCAGACGGAGAAGGGCGCCAACGAGACCTTCGGCACCGGCGACGTGCGCGGCGTGCTGGCGCCGGAGGCCGCCAACAACGCCAAGGAGGGCGGGGCGCTGATCCCCACCATCGCCTTCGGCGTGCCCGGCAGCGCGTCCATGGCGCTGCTGCTCGGCGCCATGACCATCCAGGGACTGACGCCCGGCTCGGCCATGCTCACCAAGGACCTGGCGGTCACCTACACGATGATCTGGAGCCTGGCCGTGGCCAACATCTTCGGCACGATCCTGTGCATGCTGTTGACCAATACGCTGGCGAAGATCGCCATGGTGCGGATCAACCTGCTGACCCCGCTGGTGGTGGTGATCGTCTTCCTGGCGTCGTTCCAGGCCACTCGGCACTACGGCGATCTCTGGTCGCTCCTGTTCTTCTCGCTGCTGGGCTGGCTCATGAAGCGGTTCGGCTGGCCGCGGCCGCCGCTGATCCTCGGGCTTGTGCTGAGCGGCATCATCGAGAACTACCTCTTCATCTCCGTCAGCCGTTACGGCGCCGCGTGGATGGCCCGTCCCATCGTGATGATCGTGGCGGTGCTCATCGTCGTCAGCCTGTATTACGGCGTGCGCAACGCGCGCAAGCAGCGCGAGCTGCAGCAGGAGCGGGATACGCGGGTGGACCACGAGAGCGGGGATACCGATGAAGCTTAA
- the leuC gene encoding 3-isopropylmalate dehydratase large subunit has protein sequence MSERTLYDKVWDSHAVTTLPTGQTQLFIGLHLVHEVTTPQAFDMLRERGLPIAYPERTFSTIDHVVPTDMRVRPFADEQAEAMTAALERNVRDFGIEFYGLDSDRQGIVHVIGPQLGLTQPGMTLACGDSHTSTHGAFGTLAFGIGTSQVRDVLATQTLAMDRLKVRRINVNGKLPLGVHAKDVILTIIRQLGVGGGKGYAYEYAGEVLDRMNMDERMTVCNMSIEGGALVGYVNPDQTTYDYVMGRPFAPKGEAYDRAVAYWRSMASDPDATYDDVVDIDGSAIEPTVTWGINPGQAVGVLENLPRPEELTDPKSVEKAYTHMGWEPGAPILGTPIDVAFIGSCTNSRLSDLIAAARVAEGRRVADGVKALVVPGSADVKKQAEAAGLDRVFTEAGFQWREAGCSMCLAMNPDKLNGREVCASSSNRNFIGRQGSPEGRTLLMSPAMVAAAALNGKVVDVRQYN, from the coding sequence ATGTCCGAACGTACACTCTATGACAAGGTCTGGGACTCCCACGCGGTGACCACGCTCCCCACCGGGCAGACCCAGCTCTTCATCGGCCTGCACCTGGTCCACGAGGTCACCACGCCGCAGGCTTTCGACATGCTGCGGGAGCGCGGCCTTCCCATCGCCTACCCCGAGCGCACCTTCTCCACCATCGATCACGTGGTCCCCACGGACATGCGCGTCCGGCCCTTTGCAGACGAACAGGCCGAGGCGATGACGGCCGCGCTGGAAAGGAACGTCCGGGACTTCGGCATCGAGTTCTACGGTCTCGACAGCGACCGCCAGGGCATCGTCCACGTCATCGGCCCGCAGTTGGGCCTCACCCAGCCGGGGATGACGCTGGCGTGCGGCGACAGCCACACGAGCACCCACGGCGCCTTCGGCACGCTGGCCTTCGGCATCGGCACCAGCCAGGTGCGGGACGTGCTCGCCACGCAGACCTTGGCCATGGACCGGCTCAAGGTGCGGCGCATCAACGTCAACGGCAAGCTTCCCCTGGGTGTGCACGCCAAGGACGTGATCCTCACCATCATCCGGCAGCTCGGCGTCGGCGGCGGCAAGGGCTACGCGTACGAGTACGCGGGCGAAGTGCTCGACCGCATGAACATGGACGAGCGCATGACCGTGTGCAACATGAGCATCGAGGGCGGCGCGCTCGTGGGTTACGTGAACCCCGATCAGACCACTTACGATTACGTCATGGGCCGGCCGTTCGCGCCCAAGGGCGAGGCGTACGACCGCGCGGTGGCCTACTGGCGCTCCATGGCGTCGGACCCGGACGCGACCTACGACGACGTCGTGGACATCGACGGCTCCGCCATCGAGCCCACGGTCACCTGGGGCATCAATCCCGGCCAGGCGGTGGGCGTGCTGGAGAACCTGCCGCGCCCCGAGGAATTGACCGACCCCAAGAGCGTGGAGAAGGCCTACACGCACATGGGTTGGGAGCCGGGCGCGCCCATACTCGGGACTCCCATCGACGTGGCGTTCATCGGTTCGTGCACCAATTCGCGGCTCTCGGACCTCATCGCCGCGGCGCGGGTGGCCGAGGGGCGGAGGGTGGCCGACGGGGTCAAGGCCCTGGTGGTGCCGGGCTCCGCCGACGTCAAGAAACAGGCCGAGGCCGCCGGCCTCGACCGGGTCTTCACCGAAGCGGGCTTCCAGTGGCGCGAGGCCGGCTGTTCCATGTGCCTGGCCATGAACCCGGACAAGCTCAACGGCCGGGAGGTGTGCGCCTCCTCGTCCAACCGCAACTTCATCGGCCGCCAGGGGAGCCCGGAAGGGCGCACCCTGCTGATGAGCCCCGCCATGGTGGCCGCCGCCGCCTTGAACGGCAAGGTCGTGGACGTGCGCCAGTACAACTGA
- a CDS encoding LLM class flavin-dependent oxidoreductase — protein sequence MGNIGMCFVNPAPHIDAGFVPAMARKCDEGGLHSFWTIDRIAYDNLEPLTVLAAAAGATQRVRLGTSVLLSALRHPALLAKTVATLDFLSQGRVTLGIGFGSRENDFTSVEVPWEHRGSRAEESLKLMKRLWTEEVVEHHGRYFDLHSTHFGPETVQSPHPPVWMGGGAESVLKRVGRYADGYICGSNAVHNFDAVWEKISGHARAAGRNPDDIEKAGLTFIAIDDDKSKAVEACENYLIRYYGKVRMDVEKYMLVGSAGACADGINRIFAGGLQTLIIGLAISDLTQLDTFVEKVMPQVEG from the coding sequence ATGGGAAACATCGGCATGTGCTTCGTCAACCCGGCTCCGCATATCGACGCCGGATTCGTCCCCGCCATGGCGCGGAAGTGCGACGAGGGCGGTTTGCACTCGTTCTGGACCATCGACCGCATCGCCTACGACAACCTGGAACCCTTGACCGTGCTCGCGGCCGCGGCTGGCGCTACGCAACGTGTCCGCCTGGGCACCTCGGTGCTGCTGTCGGCGCTGCGCCATCCCGCGCTCCTGGCCAAGACGGTGGCCACCCTCGACTTCCTGTCCCAGGGCCGCGTGACGCTGGGCATCGGTTTCGGCAGCCGCGAGAACGACTTCACCTCGGTGGAGGTGCCGTGGGAGCACCGCGGAAGCCGGGCGGAGGAGTCCCTCAAGCTCATGAAGCGCCTGTGGACCGAGGAGGTGGTGGAGCACCACGGCCGGTACTTCGACCTCCACAGCACGCACTTCGGCCCCGAGACCGTGCAGTCGCCCCATCCCCCCGTGTGGATGGGGGGCGGTGCCGAGTCCGTCCTGAAGCGCGTGGGCCGGTACGCCGACGGCTATATCTGCGGCAGCAACGCGGTGCACAACTTCGACGCGGTGTGGGAGAAGATCAGCGGGCACGCCCGCGCCGCCGGCCGGAACCCGGACGACATCGAGAAGGCCGGGCTCACCTTCATCGCCATCGACGACGACAAGAGCAAGGCGGTGGAGGCGTGCGAGAACTACCTCATCCGCTACTACGGCAAGGTGCGCATGGACGTGGAGAAGTACATGCTGGTGGGTAGCGCCGGCGCCTGCGCCGACGGCATCAACCGCATCTTCGCCGGCGGCCTGCAGACCCTGATCATCGGCCTCGCCATCTCCGACCTGACGCAACTGGACACTTTCGTGGAGAAGGTAATGCCGCAGGTGGAGGGCTAA
- a CDS encoding 2-isopropylmalate synthase translates to MGANNVVNIFDTTLRDGEQSPGASMNIDEKVLIARQLDKLGVDVIEAGFAASSPGDFESVVQVCKAVKRPIVLSLARAQLGDIRKAAKAVDGARKPGLHTFIATSDIHMKHKLRMSRDEVMESVGTAVAHARRYLDYVEFSAEDASRSDRDFLVEVFSEAIRAGAKTLNIPDTTGYAIPSEFGELVRYLIENTEGSDKVTWSAHCHNDLGLAVANSLAAVANGARQVECTVNGIGERAGNTSLEEVVMALKTRQPVFGLDTRIHTEQIYPTSRLLSQVTGITVPLNKPIVGDNAFAHEAGIHQDGVLKHKLNYEIMKPETVGITGNRLVMGKHSGRHAFGERLQQLGFSLNKDEINRAFERFKELADKKKEVFDEDIEALVADEVLRIPSQPDRYELVYMNIASSSAAVPSATVRMRVDGEEKMAHDTGDGVVDACYKAIAKISGSRAELRRYSVSSVTGGTDAQGEVSCMLQEKDINISGKGSHTDIIMASALAYVNALNRLEYRKRHRQASVEGGP, encoded by the coding sequence ATGGGCGCCAACAACGTTGTCAACATTTTCGACACGACCCTGAGGGACGGCGAGCAGTCGCCCGGGGCGAGCATGAACATCGACGAGAAGGTCCTCATCGCGCGTCAACTCGACAAGCTGGGAGTGGACGTCATCGAGGCGGGCTTCGCCGCGTCCTCGCCCGGGGACTTCGAGTCCGTGGTGCAGGTGTGCAAGGCGGTCAAGCGGCCCATCGTGCTGAGCTTGGCGCGGGCGCAGCTCGGCGACATCCGCAAGGCGGCCAAGGCGGTGGACGGGGCGCGCAAGCCCGGCCTCCATACCTTCATCGCCACCTCCGACATCCACATGAAGCACAAGCTGCGCATGTCCCGCGACGAGGTCATGGAATCGGTGGGCACGGCGGTGGCCCATGCCCGGCGTTACCTCGACTACGTCGAGTTCTCGGCCGAGGACGCCTCTCGGAGCGACCGGGACTTCCTGGTGGAGGTGTTCAGCGAGGCCATCCGCGCGGGCGCCAAGACCCTCAACATTCCCGACACCACGGGCTACGCGATCCCGTCGGAGTTCGGCGAACTGGTGCGCTACCTGATCGAGAACACCGAAGGGTCGGACAAGGTCACATGGAGCGCCCACTGTCACAACGACCTGGGCCTGGCCGTGGCCAACTCGCTGGCCGCGGTGGCCAACGGCGCGCGCCAGGTGGAGTGCACGGTGAACGGCATCGGCGAGCGCGCCGGCAACACCTCGCTGGAAGAGGTGGTCATGGCGCTCAAGACACGCCAGCCGGTGTTCGGTCTCGACACGCGCATCCACACCGAGCAGATCTACCCGACGTCGCGCCTGCTCTCCCAGGTCACGGGCATCACGGTGCCGCTCAACAAGCCCATCGTGGGCGACAACGCTTTTGCCCACGAGGCCGGTATCCACCAGGACGGCGTGCTCAAGCACAAGCTCAACTACGAGATCATGAAGCCCGAGACCGTCGGCATTACGGGCAACCGGCTGGTGATGGGCAAGCATTCCGGCCGCCACGCCTTCGGCGAGCGGCTGCAGCAGCTCGGCTTCTCCCTCAACAAGGATGAGATCAACCGTGCCTTCGAGCGCTTCAAGGAGCTGGCGGACAAGAAGAAAGAGGTCTTCGACGAGGACATCGAGGCGCTGGTGGCGGACGAGGTGCTGCGCATCCCGAGCCAGCCGGACCGCTACGAGCTGGTGTACATGAACATCGCGTCGAGCTCGGCCGCGGTGCCGTCGGCCACCGTGCGCATGCGCGTGGACGGCGAAGAGAAGATGGCCCACGACACGGGTGACGGGGTGGTGGATGCGTGCTATAAAGCCATCGCCAAGATCTCCGGCAGCCGCGCCGAGCTGCGGCGCTACTCGGTTTCCAGTGTCACCGGCGGCACCGACGCCCAGGGCGAGGTGTCGTGCATGCTCCAGGAAAAGGACATCAACATCTCCGGGAAAGGTTCCCACACGGATATCATCATGGCGAGCGCGCTGGCGTACGTGAACGCGTTGAACCGCCTCGAGTACCGCAAGCGTCATCGCCAGGCTTCAGTCGAGGGGGGTCCATGA
- the truA gene encoding tRNA pseudouridine(38-40) synthase TruA has translation MNVRLTLEYDGTRYRGWQLQPEGPTVQGALEEALAVLLKEPVRIHGSGRTDAGVHALGQVANFSCPDDRDLGRLRRSLNALTPDDITVKAVEEESPSFEARRDARRRVYEYRLWNHPWRSVFHDRYAWHVMRPLDVDAMRAALPALEGEHDFSSFRAAGCGAATPVRRVYHNALFPWEDHWVYRIEATGYLRHMVRNIVGTLVEVGLGERAAGDLPALIRSRDRKVAGATAPARGLFLVEVHYE, from the coding sequence ATGAACGTTCGACTGACCCTCGAATACGACGGCACCCGCTACCGGGGATGGCAACTCCAGCCCGAGGGGCCGACGGTCCAGGGCGCGCTGGAGGAGGCGCTGGCGGTGCTGCTCAAGGAGCCCGTGCGCATCCACGGTTCCGGGCGCACCGACGCCGGCGTGCACGCGCTGGGCCAGGTGGCGAACTTCTCCTGTCCCGACGACCGGGACCTGGGGCGGCTCCGGCGGAGCCTCAACGCGCTTACCCCGGATGATATCACGGTCAAGGCGGTGGAGGAGGAGTCTCCGTCCTTCGAAGCCCGCCGGGACGCGCGCCGGCGCGTCTACGAGTACCGGCTTTGGAACCACCCTTGGCGGTCGGTGTTCCACGACCGCTACGCGTGGCACGTGATGCGGCCGTTGGACGTGGACGCCATGCGCGCCGCGCTCCCGGCGTTGGAAGGAGAGCACGACTTCTCGTCGTTCCGGGCCGCCGGTTGCGGCGCGGCCACGCCGGTGCGGCGCGTCTACCACAACGCGCTGTTCCCATGGGAAGACCACTGGGTCTACCGCATCGAGGCCACGGGCTATCTGCGCCACATGGTGCGCAACATCGTCGGCACGCTCGTGGAGGTGGGACTGGGCGAGCGGGCGGCGGGCGATCTGCCCGCGCTGATCCGCAGCCGTGACCGCAAGGTCGCCGGCGCCACCGCCCCGGCCCGCGGCCTGTTCCTGGTGGAGGTACACTACGAATAG
- a CDS encoding tripartite tricarboxylate transporter substrate-binding protein → MTRSRAKSWCTVFFLLLFAGLTTTAASAQTITILIGYPPGGGHDIEARVMARYLGKYLDGNPKVIVQNMPGAGGMIMSSYVYNRAKPDGRTIGLFGSSHGLQAVLAPPEMVKYDLLKMPIIWSVAGIQVHLTRDFLGARNANDLLTKVDRSKIAVAGRSKQGSSCLRGQLALRLLGVEKYTAVCAYGGTSPIRAAMERSEVSYFVASDAHLVGGGAFVDLHKRGLVFPMYQSGILKGDGTIARSATVKGDVPTLYEVFKAVHKKEPSGPDWEAWRAIGLGISNLTRTLVLPPGIAAAKVKELRDAVGKMAKDPGFVKDWERVFGQKLAPVLVTPEDASRIRDETMAPAEWQDHLRKFVAAK, encoded by the coding sequence ATGACGAGATCGAGAGCAAAGAGTTGGTGCACCGTGTTTTTCCTATTGCTCTTCGCCGGGTTGACGACGACCGCGGCGTCAGCTCAGACGATTACCATCCTGATCGGTTACCCGCCCGGCGGCGGCCACGACATCGAGGCGCGGGTCATGGCGCGCTACCTGGGGAAGTACCTTGACGGAAACCCCAAAGTCATCGTCCAGAACATGCCCGGGGCCGGAGGCATGATCATGTCCTCCTACGTGTACAACCGGGCGAAGCCCGACGGGAGGACCATCGGCCTTTTCGGCAGCAGCCACGGGCTCCAGGCCGTGCTCGCGCCGCCGGAGATGGTCAAGTACGACCTTCTGAAGATGCCGATCATCTGGTCCGTTGCCGGCATCCAGGTTCATCTGACGCGGGACTTTCTCGGGGCCAGGAACGCCAACGATCTGTTGACCAAGGTCGACCGCTCGAAGATCGCGGTGGCCGGCCGCTCCAAGCAGGGTTCCTCGTGCCTGCGCGGCCAGTTGGCCCTGCGCCTCCTGGGCGTCGAGAAGTACACAGCGGTGTGCGCCTATGGGGGTACCTCACCCATCCGGGCCGCCATGGAACGGAGCGAGGTGAGCTACTTCGTGGCCAGCGACGCGCATCTGGTGGGCGGCGGCGCCTTTGTGGACCTGCACAAACGTGGCTTGGTGTTCCCCATGTACCAGAGCGGTATCCTCAAGGGCGACGGGACCATCGCGCGGTCCGCCACGGTAAAGGGAGATGTCCCCACGCTGTATGAAGTGTTCAAGGCGGTCCACAAGAAGGAGCCCTCGGGGCCCGATTGGGAAGCGTGGCGCGCCATCGGTCTGGGCATCTCGAATCTGACCCGTACCCTGGTGCTGCCTCCGGGCATTGCCGCGGCCAAGGTCAAGGAGTTGCGCGACGCGGTCGGGAAGATGGCCAAGGATCCGGGCTTCGTCAAGGACTGGGAGCGGGTCTTCGGCCAGAAGCTTGCGCCGGTGCTCGTGACGCCTGAAGATGCGAGCCGGATCCGCGACGAGACCATGGCTCCCGCCGAGTGGCAGGACCACCTCCGCAAGTTTGTCGCCGCCAAGTAG
- a CDS encoding tripartite tricarboxylate transporter TctB family protein produces MKLKANPGALFTVLILILMVGLVMTAKQWQFQARLFPWSIGIPTMLLCFLQLGMDLFRNRNEDEDLAGVMDLPVDRSVPVSVVIQRAVNIFSWIFGLYACIWIIGFILSVPLFLLLYLRLQAGESWKVAVTYMVVMMVFMIGVFEMVLHIPWPPGLIDAPQAFILGLVERYLSSMVPI; encoded by the coding sequence ATGAAGCTTAAGGCCAACCCGGGCGCGCTGTTCACCGTCCTCATCCTCATCCTGATGGTGGGTCTGGTGATGACCGCCAAGCAGTGGCAGTTCCAGGCACGGCTGTTCCCTTGGAGCATCGGCATCCCCACCATGCTGCTGTGCTTCCTGCAGCTCGGCATGGACCTCTTCCGCAACAGGAACGAGGATGAGGACCTGGCCGGTGTGATGGACCTGCCGGTGGACCGCAGCGTGCCGGTGTCCGTGGTGATCCAGCGCGCCGTCAACATCTTCTCGTGGATCTTCGGCCTTTACGCCTGCATCTGGATCATCGGCTTCATCCTGAGCGTGCCGCTCTTCCTGCTCCTCTACCTGCGCCTTCAGGCGGGCGAGTCCTGGAAGGTGGCCGTCACCTACATGGTGGTCATGATGGTGTTCATGATCGGGGTGTTCGAGATGGTGCTGCACATCCCCTGGCCTCCGGGCTTGATCGATGCCCCTCAGGCCTTCATTCTGGGACTGGTGGAGCGGTACTTGTCGAGCATGGTGCCCATCTGA
- the leuB gene encoding 3-isopropylmalate dehydrogenase, translating into MSHKVAVLPGDGIGPEVVAEAMTVLRQAGDIFGFTVEVEEGLVGGASIDAHGKPLTDEVLALAKSADAVVLGAMGGPKWDGLDYSIRPERALLALRQELGLFANLRPVKLFAPLARASTLKPEVVEGTDLVVVRELTGGIYFGQPKGVTKEPDGSERGVNTLVYTTPEIERIARVAFDAARRRRGRVTSVDKANVLESTELWRKVVTRVRDEEGYGDVELEHVLVDNCAMQLIRDPRQFDVIVTTNMFGDILSDEAAMLTGSIGMLPSASLGGKVGMYEPVHGSAPDIAGQDKANPLATILTVALMLRHSFDQGAAADCIEQAVERVLETGCRTLDIAEGEAAVVGCKEMGERVRREIEASRAA; encoded by the coding sequence ATGAGTCACAAGGTAGCGGTGCTTCCGGGCGACGGCATCGGCCCGGAAGTGGTGGCCGAGGCGATGACGGTGCTGCGCCAGGCAGGCGACATCTTCGGATTCACCGTCGAGGTGGAAGAAGGACTGGTGGGGGGTGCGTCCATCGACGCCCACGGCAAGCCCCTGACCGACGAGGTGCTGGCTCTGGCCAAGTCCGCCGACGCGGTGGTGCTGGGTGCCATGGGCGGACCCAAGTGGGACGGACTCGACTACTCCATCCGGCCGGAACGGGCGCTGCTGGCGCTGCGCCAGGAACTGGGGTTGTTCGCCAACCTGCGGCCGGTGAAACTGTTCGCGCCGCTGGCGCGGGCCTCGACGCTCAAGCCCGAGGTGGTGGAAGGCACGGACCTCGTGGTGGTGCGGGAGCTGACCGGGGGCATCTATTTCGGGCAGCCCAAGGGCGTCACGAAGGAGCCCGACGGCAGCGAGCGCGGGGTCAACACCCTGGTCTACACCACGCCGGAGATCGAACGCATCGCGCGGGTGGCCTTCGACGCGGCGCGCCGGCGCCGCGGCCGGGTGACTTCGGTGGACAAGGCCAACGTGTTGGAGTCCACCGAGCTGTGGCGCAAGGTCGTGACGCGCGTGCGCGACGAGGAGGGCTACGGCGACGTGGAGCTGGAGCACGTGCTCGTGGACAATTGCGCCATGCAGCTCATCCGCGATCCCCGGCAGTTCGACGTCATCGTCACCACGAACATGTTCGGCGACATCCTGAGCGACGAGGCCGCCATGCTCACCGGTTCCATCGGCATGCTGCCGTCGGCGAGCCTCGGCGGCAAGGTGGGCATGTACGAGCCGGTGCACGGCAGCGCGCCGGACATCGCCGGGCAGGACAAGGCCAACCCGCTGGCCACCATCCTCACCGTGGCGCTGATGTTGCGCCACTCCTTCGACCAGGGCGCCGCCGCCGACTGCATCGAGCAGGCGGTGGAACGGGTGCTGGAGACGGGTTGCCGCACGCTCGACATCGCCGAGGGCGAGGCCGCGGTGGTGGGCTGCAAGGAGATGGGCGAGCGGGTGCGCCGGGAGATCGAGGCGAGCCGGGCGGCGTAA
- the leuD gene encoding 3-isopropylmalate dehydratase small subunit: MNEIKQVGGRAVVVRGHDIDTDRIVPARYLKEITFNRMGEYPFFDERHDAGGNLVDHPFNEERFQGAEVLVVNRNFGCGSSREHAPQALYRWGIRAIIGESFGPIFAGSSVLLGMPTVMASSEDVGRLMALVESDPTAELTVDLEARKVRLPDGGDIDIDISDGHRNALTTGTWDSTALLLGNMDEVAQTADKLPYIGDFEGPAPL; this comes from the coding sequence ATGAACGAGATCAAGCAGGTAGGCGGCAGGGCCGTGGTGGTGCGGGGCCACGACATCGACACCGACCGCATCGTCCCGGCCCGCTACCTCAAGGAAATCACCTTCAACCGGATGGGCGAGTACCCGTTCTTCGACGAGCGCCACGACGCCGGCGGCAACCTCGTCGACCACCCGTTCAACGAAGAGCGCTTCCAGGGCGCCGAGGTGCTGGTGGTGAACCGCAACTTCGGCTGCGGGTCGTCGCGGGAGCACGCGCCCCAGGCACTGTACCGGTGGGGCATCCGCGCCATCATCGGCGAATCCTTCGGCCCCATCTTCGCCGGCAGCAGCGTGCTGCTGGGCATGCCTACGGTGATGGCGTCGTCCGAGGACGTCGGCAGGCTCATGGCGCTGGTGGAGAGCGACCCCACGGCGGAGCTGACGGTGGATCTCGAAGCCCGCAAGGTGCGCCTGCCGGACGGCGGCGACATCGACATCGACATCAGCGACGGCCACCGCAACGCCCTCACCACGGGGACGTGGGACTCCACGGCGCTGCTGCTCGGCAACATGGACGAGGTGGCGCAGACGGCCGACAAGCTGCCCTACATCGGCGACTTCGAGGGCCCGGCGCCGCTGTAG
- a CDS encoding aspartate-semialdehyde dehydrogenase gives MGAFKDKDTYNVAVVGATGAVGEEMRKILEERQFPVDTLRLLASERSAGQRLDFCGRQILVEVLDEDSFDDIDIALFSAGGSVSARYAQAAVDEGAVVIDNTSCFRMEDDVPLVVPEVNPEKIADHVQRGIIANPNCSTIQMVVALKPLYDVAGISRIVVSTYQSVSGAGRQAMEELGRQTAALFNGKDVECEKFPHQIAFNCIPHIDTFLPGGHTKEELKMIQETRKILDDPDIRISVTAVRVPVFCSHSESINVETRTKLTAGDARALLKEAPGVLLQDDLQANEYPLATEAAGKDATCVGRIREDDSVDNGINLWVVADNLRKGAALNAVQIAEILIRDYH, from the coding sequence ATGGGCGCTTTCAAGGACAAGGACACGTACAACGTGGCGGTGGTGGGAGCCACCGGCGCGGTGGGCGAGGAAATGCGCAAGATCCTTGAGGAGCGGCAGTTCCCGGTGGATACCCTGCGGCTGCTGGCATCCGAGCGCTCGGCGGGGCAGCGCCTCGACTTTTGCGGCCGGCAGATCCTGGTGGAGGTGCTGGACGAGGACTCCTTCGACGACATCGACATCGCGCTGTTCTCCGCCGGCGGGTCCGTGAGCGCGCGCTACGCGCAGGCGGCGGTGGACGAGGGCGCGGTGGTCATCGACAACACCAGTTGCTTCCGCATGGAGGACGACGTCCCGTTGGTGGTGCCGGAGGTCAACCCGGAGAAGATCGCCGACCACGTCCAGCGCGGCATCATCGCCAACCCCAACTGCTCCACCATCCAGATGGTGGTGGCGCTGAAGCCGCTGTACGACGTGGCGGGCATCAGCCGCATCGTCGTGTCCACCTACCAGTCGGTGTCCGGCGCCGGGCGCCAGGCCATGGAAGAACTCGGCAGGCAGACCGCGGCGCTGTTCAACGGCAAGGACGTGGAATGCGAGAAGTTCCCGCACCAGATCGCGTTCAACTGTATTCCGCACATCGATACGTTCCTCCCCGGCGGCCACACCAAGGAAGAGCTGAAAATGATCCAGGAGACGCGCAAGATCCTGGACGACCCGGACATTCGCATCAGCGTCACGGCCGTGCGCGTACCCGTCTTTTGCAGCCACTCGGAATCCATCAACGTCGAGACCCGCACCAAGCTGACCGCCGGCGACGCGCGCGCGCTTCTCAAGGAGGCGCCCGGCGTGCTGCTGCAGGACGATCTCCAGGCCAACGAGTACCCGCTGGCCACCGAGGCCGCCGGCAAGGACGCCACCTGCGTGGGGCGCATCCGCGAGGACGACTCCGTCGACAACGGCATCAACCTCTGGGTCGTGGCCGACAACCTGCGCAAGGGCGCCGCCCTCAACGCCGTCCAGATCGCCGAGATCCTGATCCGCGACTACCACTGA